The following nucleotide sequence is from Candidatus Woesearchaeota archaeon.
AGACCAACTAGAACTCCTAGTATTGCATAAACTAATGATTGAATTATATATGAACCAAGTATAATATTCTTTTTAATTCCAATTGCTTTTAATATTCCTATTTGTTTTCTTTTTGTCATAACATTGATAAATATAATAATATAAATTGTTGCAAAAGTTGTAAGTAGACCAATTGCACCAGTAATTTTATTTGTAATTTCAAGAGATGATGTAAATTGTTTAATTTTACTAATTTTAGTTTCCCATGAATTTATTTGTTTGTTAATACCTAATTCAATAAATTTATATTTATATTCTTCTTCAAGACCTCTCTTTGGCAATTTTACTAAAATTGATGATGCTATATTTGCTTCTTCATTATAAATTGCTTCATATTCTTGTTTATTCATTAAAATATAACCATCACTAAATGCAGATTTTGTTTGATAAATTCCTCTAATTTTAAATTCTTTAGAAACTCCATTATTGAATTGAAGAGTAATTTTATCACCAACATTTACATCTATTCTTTTTTTATTATCATCTTCTGCTGCATATTTTTTAACTAAATCTGAACCAAGTATAATTTCACCTTCAACATTTTTAGTAAGCCTTATTCCTTCGATTATAGTTTCTGAAAAAATTGAGACAGTGTCTTCATCATTGATATCAACAAAAAGTGCTTGGCCACTCGTGACGACTTCAGAATCCGATATTGAAACTCCTTTTTCTATTCTTGAAGTTGCATAAACTCCATCAAGTCGTCTTATTTTTTTTAGTATTTCATCAGGATTTTCAATATATGCTTCATCATCATTAGGTTCAATAGTTAAGTGACCTGTGATTGTGTTAATTGATTTTTCTTCAAATGAATACCCTAAACCATCAATAATTGCTGCAAAAAATGTGATACTTAAAAAACTAAGAGATAATACTAGCGTAATTACAAGAAGTGTTTTTTTACTTGCGACAATATTTTTCCATGCGAGAAAAAAAGTTGTTTTTATTGAATGTAAATCAATCTTTTTCATTTTTATTTTTCTTTCTTTTTCGTGATGCGTCTAACTGAAATAATTAGTATTAGTAATAAAACAATTCCAATTATACTATATACTACATTTACTGGCTTTGTAACTTTAACTTCAATATTTTCTTCTAATAAATGGATTCCTTTATCATCCTTATAACTAATAATAAGTTTGATTGGGAAATCTCCGTTTTTGGATGATTTTAATTTAAAAAGTATTGGAGAATCTTCGTCAGATTTCAAGCTTCCAACAAAAGATTTCTTGTATCCATCTAGTTCTGTTTCAATGTATGCATAAACATTTTCTGCTTTTCCATTCCCATTATTTTCAATAATTCCTGAAATGATAATCTCATCAAAGACTTTAGTTTGGTAATCTTCAACTTTTAAATTTTGAAGAGTGATTTTAGCAGAATCCTTAATATTGATTGAGAGATCATATTCTTTTGTAAAATCATCTCCTAATTCATCTAAGTAAGTTATTTTAAATGGTAATTTATATAGGCCTGAATCTAAATTTGAACTTGCTTGAAAATTTAAACTTAATTCATTTTCATTATTAGCATTTAATAAATCTAGAATTTTTGTTTGTGAGCCTGTTAATAAAAAATCAGTAGAAAGAGAAGTTACTTTTATGTTTCTTGCATTACCTGTACCAATATTATCTAAAATTAAATTTAATTCAAAATTTTCTTCAGGGTAATGTATATTTTCAGCATCATAATCAATTATAATATCAGGAACACCAATTACTTTTACAAAAATAGTTTCTTCTTTAATTAAACCATATCCGTATTCAACATTAAAATTAATAGGGTAAGTTCCACTAATTGTATCTGAATTTACAGATAAGTAATAAGTAGCATCATATGAACAACCACCACAAATTGCAATGTTTTGTTCATTTAAATCACTTTTCTTAAAATAAAATGGTGAATCTATTTCAGGATTAATATTAACATTTTCTGCGATTTCATCTCCAGAATTTGTAATCATAACTTTTAGAGTTATATCATTTCCTGGTTCAACTGGTTCAGGAGTTATTTCATTTTTCACAATTTGTATGTTAGGTCCAATTGTGTCTGATGCAAAAGAGAGATTTATACTAAAAATTAATAATATAAACATAATTATGGAGATTATTTTTTTAACCATAATATATTTATATTTTTGATTCTATTTATATATGAACCCTAACATAGTTTTTAGTTTGATTTAGTTAATTAATATTAATTTATAGTTCAAAGTCACTTATGAATCCTTTGATTAATTTATATTTGTCTAAGTAGTTAAATCCTTTATCTGTTAAAGTAATATATTTTTTACCTTTTTTGTCTTCTAATTCTTGTATGAATTTCTTTTTTAGAAGTTCTGAGTGATATTCATTATAACTATTAAAAGAAAGGTTAGAGTATCTTAGAAGAGGAGTGGGTTTAATTGAATTATTATTTTCTCTTATTATCTTTAAAATATCAAATATTACCTCAAGTCTGTCTCTTTTAGCCATTGTTTAAACCTTTAGTCTCTTTAGTACTCTATACAATATATACATAAAAAATATTGCAATAAAAATTGAGCCATAGACTCTTTGAATATCTAAAAGTCTACCTATTGTTTGACTAATCATCATGAATATCCAAAATCCAAATAATAAGATATAGATTATATATATTTGTGATAGTAATTTTTTCTTTGATTTCTTAAATCTAATATAACTTGTAATTCCTAGTATAGTTATTAATGTAAAACCATATAATCCCATTAGTTTAGGAGTTTGAAGGAATAGTGATAATAGGAATATAATAGATGTAATTAAGTAAATATAGTATTCTTTTATTTTCTTTGAATACAGGCTTGAGAGTAAATAGAATATTGAAATTAATTGAAATAGAACAAATATCCCAAAAGCTACTCTTCTATCTATAACTTCCCAATTAATTATTTCAGGTCTTAGAAGGTTGGTTAATAATTTTATTGTAAATCCAAATCCAAAGAATAAGAACCCTTTTCTGAAATATTTTATTCCTTTATGTTCTGTTAATTGATATATTTCTTTTGTTTTATAAAATATTAAGAAACATGAGAATATTACAATTAACATCGTAAATGTTTCTATTGCAAATATTGTTGGATTGAATTCTCCAAATCCATGTTCGAATGCTTTATTTATCATATTAATCTTTATTTTTATTTATTTATAAAGAATGTGGATTTTAAGTATATATTTATAGGATATATTTTGACTTCTTTTTGTTTATATATGATTTTGACCTAACTATTGTATTGGTGAAAAGCCAACGGAGAAAACAAAAAATGGATAATAAAAAAAAAATTATAGGAACAATTGCATTAGGAGGATTAATGCTTGGAGCACCATTTGCAGCTTTTGCATTTAGTGGTAATAGTCAAATGAGTAATCAATACTCAGATGAGATAGTGCAAGATAGAATTGCTGATCATAGCGCAATGTCTGAATTAAGAATTGAGCATATGAATGAGATTATTAATGCTTTACTTGAAGATGATTCAGATTTAGATAGACTTAAAGAAATAGTTGAAGAATTTATAGATTTAGAATTAACTGCAAGCGAACTTGATTTGAATGATGTTCAAAGACAAGAAATGAGAGATGTTTTTTTTGAGTTTAGAGAAGATTCTCGAGAGTTAGGAAAAGAGTTTAGAAATCTAATTGAAGATTCTTTTAGTGAAGAAGAACTTACTGCTTTTGGAGATGAACATAGGGCAGACATGGAAGAATTAGGTTTATCTCAAGGAAAAGGTCAGCATAGAAATCAATTTGATGATCTAAGTTCTGATGAGAGAGAAACAATTAGAGAAGAGATGGGTTGGTCTGAAGGAAAAGGTCAAGGAATGGGAAAACATTTTAGATAAGTTTTTATTTTAATTATCTTTTTAATCATTTAATATCCTAATTCTTTTTTAACGCAATATTTATATTGATTTTTATACTTGTTTTTTGATGAAAAAAATATTTATTATTGGTTCAGCAGGTTCGGGGAAATCTTATTTGTCTAAAAAGATTCATGAAGAACTTAATTTGCCTTGTTTTGAATTAGACGATGTTTTCTGGGAGAAAAAATATACTGTTAAGAGATCAGAGGATAACAAGAAAAAGTTGTTATCTAAAATAATTAATAAAAATGATAAATGGATTATTGAAGGGATTTTTAATAATTTAAGCCAAGCATGCCCTTTAATATTCCAAATTTTAGCTTGATATTTTATTCCTTGTTTAATCAATTCGTCTTTGATCTTATTTTTGTATATTCTTTTCATCTCACGAAGGCTTTTTAGATGATGAGTTAAATCTCTATATTTGATGATTGTCTCATCAGGAATGTACAATTCATCTAGATAATTTGTTCTTGCAAGATCAGCAAGAACTTTTGCATCATTGTAGTCAGTCTTTTTCTGACCTACAATCTTTTTAGTCTTGGTACCATTACAAAGCTTTACTTTAAAACCTAATTCACTAATTATTTTGTGAGCGTATCTCCACATGCCACAATTTTAAATAACAATTGTGCATGTTGTGTTGGCAATTCCAGATAGGAATTGAGTCAATGCCTCTTTTGTTGACACAAATTCGCCAGAGCGAATTTCATTACCTTCTTTATCTAATATGCATCCTACATACTTATTTTTATGGATATCAAGGCCACAATATAAATCTTTATTTATCATTTTAATCACCATTTTGAATGTTCAATATGGAGTTTGATATTTATTAAGCTAAAGGCTGAAAGTACTTCGAGGAGTTCTACTTACACCACCGATTAGAAAGAAATCTCTTGCAGGAATTTCCCAAATTCTTTCCGCTCCGCTCCAAGAACTTTTTTTACCCGTGAATGTTATACGTAATATATAAGTTTTTATAATTAATTGAAACGAAGGGCTTGAAAATTTGAAATAATTTCCTTCAAAGGTGTGAATTTTTAGAGAAGTTTACAAACAAGTAGAAGTTTTAGCAAAACAGCTAAGAAAAACAGGCTTGTTAATGACTATCCCAGGTGTTGGACCGTATTTAGCTTTAGTCATCTACTCAGAGATTGGAACCATCAAAAGGTTTGAATCAGCAAAAAAGTTAGTCATGTATTCAGGGCTTTGCCCTGGGATTTATCAGACAGGGAGCACAGAATA
It contains:
- a CDS encoding FtsX-like permease family protein, whose protein sequence is MKKIDLHSIKTTFFLAWKNIVASKKTLLVITLVLSLSFLSITFFAAIIDGLGYSFEEKSINTITGHLTIEPNDDEAYIENPDEILKKIRRLDGVYATSRIEKGVSISDSEVVTSGQALFVDINDEDTVSIFSETIIEGIRLTKNVEGEIILGSDLVKKYAAEDDNKKRIDVNVGDKITLQFNNGVSKEFKIRGIYQTKSAFSDGYILMNKQEYEAIYNEEANIASSILVKLPKRGLEEEYKYKFIELGINKQINSWETKISKIKQFTSSLEITNKITGAIGLLTTFATIYIIIFINVMTKRKQIGILKAIGIKKNIILGSYIIQSLVYAILGVLVGLVIIKIMMLYFASNPMKMPIGDVYPVIELSKLMTASFSIIVASLAAGYFPSKKATEDNILEAIFGG
- a CDS encoding transposase, encoding MWRYAHKIISELGFKVKLCNGTKTKKIVGQKKTDYNDAKVLADLARTNYLDELYIPDETIIKYRDLTHHLKSLREMKRIYKNKIKDELIKQGIKYQAKIWNIKGHAWLKLLKIPSIIHLSFLLIILDNNFFLLSSDLLTVYFFSQKTSSNSKQGKLSSS